One stretch of Lysobacter sp. KIS68-7 DNA includes these proteins:
- the hfq gene encoding RNA chaperone Hfq has product MSKGQSLQDPFLNALRRERVPVSIYLVNGIKLQGTIESFDQFVVLLRNTVSQMVYKHAISTVVPARNVRVGPGGGYVQAADNGGDEEGTDEAE; this is encoded by the coding sequence ATGTCCAAGGGCCAATCCTTGCAGGACCCGTTCCTGAACGCGCTGCGCCGCGAACGCGTGCCCGTCTCGATCTACCTCGTCAACGGCATCAAGCTGCAGGGCACGATCGAATCCTTCGACCAGTTCGTCGTCCTCCTGCGCAACACGGTCAGCCAGATGGTCTACAAGCACGCGATCTCCACCGTCGTGCCGGCGCGCAACGTGCGCGTGGGCCCGGGCGGCGGTTACGTGCAGGCCGCCGACAACGGCGGGGACGAGGAAGGCACCGACGAGGCGGAGTGA
- the miaA gene encoding tRNA (adenosine(37)-N6)-dimethylallyltransferase MiaA → MVTDEREDARPRALAIAGPTASGKTAFALACAARYGGEIVSVDSALVYRGLDIGAAKPSRDEQAAVPHHLIDVRDPWEAYSAADFARDARIAVDDILARGKLPILAGGTGLYFQALLHGLAPMPEADPALRAQIAAEAERDGWAALHAQLAQVDPVAAARIHATDPQRIQRALEVYRTSGRPISEWQRMHDVDRLPVKVLKLALAPSDRAVLHARIEARFDAMLQAGFLDEVRTLRALPAMQAHPAPRDLPAVRAVGYRQAWEFLDAQSDAATFRERAIAATRQLAKRQWTWLRSEFDTFWCDPQRDVRRMDRLVADFLG, encoded by the coding sequence ATGGTTACTGACGAGCGCGAAGACGCACGACCCCGCGCGCTTGCGATCGCGGGGCCGACGGCGTCGGGCAAGACTGCGTTCGCGCTCGCGTGCGCGGCGCGGTATGGCGGCGAGATCGTCAGCGTCGATTCCGCCCTGGTGTACAGAGGGCTCGACATCGGTGCGGCGAAACCGTCGCGCGACGAGCAGGCCGCCGTCCCGCATCACCTGATCGATGTGCGCGATCCGTGGGAGGCGTATTCCGCCGCCGACTTCGCGCGCGACGCACGCATTGCCGTCGACGACATCCTCGCGCGCGGGAAGCTGCCCATCCTCGCCGGAGGCACCGGCCTGTATTTCCAGGCACTGCTGCATGGCCTGGCGCCGATGCCCGAAGCCGATCCGGCCTTGCGCGCGCAGATCGCCGCGGAGGCCGAGCGCGACGGATGGGCGGCATTGCACGCGCAGCTGGCGCAGGTCGACCCCGTCGCCGCCGCGCGCATCCACGCCACCGATCCGCAACGCATCCAGCGCGCGCTCGAGGTGTATCGCACGAGCGGGCGCCCGATCTCGGAATGGCAGCGCATGCACGACGTCGACCGCTTGCCGGTGAAGGTGCTCAAGCTGGCGTTGGCACCGTCGGATCGTGCGGTGTTGCACGCACGCATCGAGGCGCGATTCGACGCGATGCTGCAGGCGGGCTTTCTGGATGAGGTGCGGACGCTGCGCGCATTACCCGCGATGCAGGCGCATCCGGCGCCGCGCGATCTGCCTGCGGTGCGCGCCGTCGGCTACCGGCAGGCATGGGAATTCCTCGACGCGCAGAGCGACGCGGCCACCTTCCGCGAGCGCGCCATCGCCGCCACGCGCCAGCTCGCCAAGCGCCAGTGGACCTGGTTGCGCTCGGAGTTCGACACCTTCTGGTGCGACCCGCAGCGAGACGTGCGTCGCATGGACCGCCTGGTGGCGGACTTCCTCGGCTGA
- the hflC gene encoding protease modulator HflC, whose amino-acid sequence MRVPVWIPLVVAALLALLGSVYTVSEGHGAIVLNLGRVVRTDSGPGLHFKWPLIESARVFDTRLQVLDADPERYLTSERKDVSVDFFAIGQIEDLRAFYRATGGDETTAIERLAPIIKDALRNEINARTLSEVVSGDRSEIVEPQLATINKGAATLGVRIVDLRIKQVDLPTEGEVIRQVYRRMSAQRQQVAAKLRAEGDEAAQQIFATADRDKQVIEAEAERDAQKLRGEGDAQAAQIYAAAANKDPGFYAFQRSLEAYRQSFKDGNTVIVLDKNDPFLQYMRSDR is encoded by the coding sequence ATGAGAGTGCCCGTCTGGATCCCCCTCGTCGTCGCCGCGCTGCTGGCGCTGCTGGGCTCGGTGTACACCGTGAGCGAAGGCCATGGCGCCATCGTGCTCAACCTCGGTCGCGTCGTGCGCACCGACAGCGGCCCCGGCCTGCACTTCAAGTGGCCGCTGATCGAAAGCGCGCGCGTGTTCGATACGCGCCTGCAGGTGCTTGACGCAGACCCCGAGCGTTACCTGACCTCCGAACGCAAGGACGTGAGCGTCGACTTCTTCGCCATCGGCCAGATCGAAGACCTGCGTGCCTTCTACCGCGCGACCGGCGGCGACGAAACCACCGCGATCGAACGCCTCGCGCCGATCATCAAGGACGCGCTGCGCAACGAGATCAACGCACGCACCTTGTCGGAAGTGGTGTCGGGCGACCGCTCGGAAATCGTCGAGCCCCAGCTGGCGACCATCAACAAGGGCGCGGCGACGCTGGGCGTGCGCATCGTCGACCTACGCATCAAGCAGGTCGACCTGCCGACGGAAGGCGAAGTCATCCGTCAGGTCTATCGCCGCATGAGCGCGCAGCGCCAACAGGTAGCAGCCAAGCTGCGCGCCGAAGGCGACGAGGCGGCCCAGCAGATCTTCGCCACCGCCGACCGCGACAAGCAGGTGATCGAAGCCGAGGCCGAACGCGACGCGCAGAAGCTGCGCGGCGAGGGCGATGCGCAGGCAGCGCAGATCTACGCCGCGGCGGCCAACAAGGACCCGGGCTTCTACGCCTTCCAGCGCAGCCTGGAGGCCTACCGGCAGTCGTTCAAGGACGGCAACACGGTCATCGTGCTCGACAAGAACGACCCCTTCCTGCAGTACATGCGCAGCGACCGCTGA
- a CDS encoding adenylosuccinate synthase produces the protein MGQSVVVLGAQWGDEGKGKIVDLLTEEIGAVVRFQGGHNAGHTLVINGKKTVLHLIPSGILRPDALCLIGNGVVLHPGALRKEIDELEATGVDVRSRLKISPATPIIMPYHIALDQAREKAAGGKAIGTTGRGIGPAYEDKVARRGIRVADLSYPKELAEKLRATLDYHNFVLTNYLKVEAVDFQKTLDEALAFGQYVEPMKSDVAGILHELRKQGKKVLYEGAQGSLLDIDHGTYPYVTSSNTTVGGALAGTGVGADAIDYVLGIAKAYATRVGGGPFPTELDDEVGQGIRDRGQEYGATTGRPRRCGWMDIVALKRAVAINGITGLCITKLDILDGMEKLKICVAYEYRGKRTEYAPLDAAGWEECTPVYLEFPGWSESTHGITEWDKLPVAARAYLRALEELAGCPLAIVSTGPDRDANIVLQDPFA, from the coding sequence GTGGGCCAGTCAGTCGTCGTACTCGGGGCCCAGTGGGGCGATGAAGGCAAGGGCAAGATCGTCGACCTGCTGACCGAGGAAATCGGCGCCGTCGTGCGCTTCCAGGGCGGCCACAACGCCGGCCACACGCTGGTCATCAACGGCAAGAAGACCGTGTTGCACCTGATTCCCTCGGGCATCCTGCGCCCCGACGCGCTGTGCCTCATCGGCAACGGCGTGGTGCTGCACCCCGGTGCGCTGCGCAAGGAAATCGACGAACTCGAAGCCACGGGCGTCGACGTGCGCTCGCGCCTGAAGATCAGCCCGGCCACGCCGATCATCATGCCGTACCACATCGCGCTGGATCAGGCGCGCGAGAAGGCGGCGGGCGGCAAGGCCATCGGCACAACCGGCCGCGGCATCGGCCCGGCGTACGAAGACAAGGTGGCGCGCCGCGGCATCCGCGTGGCCGACCTGAGCTATCCGAAGGAACTCGCGGAAAAGCTGCGCGCCACGCTCGATTACCACAACTTCGTGCTGACCAATTACCTGAAGGTCGAAGCCGTCGACTTCCAGAAGACGCTCGACGAAGCGCTCGCGTTCGGCCAGTACGTCGAACCGATGAAGTCCGACGTCGCCGGCATCCTCCATGAGCTGCGCAAGCAGGGCAAGAAGGTGCTGTACGAAGGCGCGCAGGGTTCGCTGCTCGACATCGACCACGGCACGTATCCTTACGTGACCTCGTCGAACACGACGGTCGGCGGCGCGCTCGCCGGCACCGGCGTCGGCGCGGATGCGATCGATTACGTGCTCGGCATCGCCAAGGCCTACGCCACGCGCGTGGGCGGCGGCCCGTTCCCGACCGAACTCGACGACGAAGTCGGGCAGGGCATCCGCGACCGCGGCCAGGAATACGGGGCCACCACCGGCCGCCCGCGTCGTTGCGGCTGGATGGACATCGTGGCGCTCAAGCGCGCGGTCGCCATCAATGGCATCACCGGCCTGTGCATCACCAAGCTCGACATCCTCGACGGGATGGAGAAGCTGAAGATCTGCGTGGCCTACGAATATCGCGGCAAGCGCACCGAATATGCGCCGCTGGATGCCGCCGGTTGGGAAGAGTGCACGCCGGTGTACCTGGAATTCCCGGGCTGGAGCGAAAGCACGCACGGCATCACCGAGTGGGACAAGCTGCCCGTCGCGGCGCGTGCGTACCTGCGCGCGTTGGAAGAGCTGGCGGGTTGCCCGCTGGCGATCGTGTCGACGGGGCCGGATCGCGACGCGAATATCGTGTTGCAGGATCCGTTTGCCTGA
- the hflK gene encoding FtsH protease activity modulator HflK, whose product MAWNIPGGSSNKDGRNPWQRRGSGGFDRFLDPLRGVFGPGGGGGIARWIGVLAVLWLAFNTFVLVTEQQRGVVLRFGQFARVLQPGPHFKWPWPIERVTKVDATQIKTFGDTVSVLTRDENIVRVEINVQYRVRDPQGYLFKTRDADKVLQQAALSTVREQVGRSTLDTVLNARGTLSVSARQRLQQSLDAYRTGLVVTELNLPNARPPEEVKPAFDDVNSAQQDKDRLISEARAYAARVVPTARGQAAKIRTNAEGYKTASIARATGDAERFSLLVDQYHGAPDVTRKRLWLETLQEVLGNNSRRIVGGDSRQLLYVPLPGTTAPAQATPPVVPLDLASPTVETTGADRPARSADRPGREEPAR is encoded by the coding sequence ATGGCCTGGAACATCCCCGGCGGTTCTTCGAACAAGGACGGCCGCAACCCCTGGCAGCGTCGCGGCTCCGGCGGGTTCGACCGCTTCCTCGATCCGCTGCGCGGCGTCTTCGGTCCCGGCGGGGGCGGCGGCATCGCGCGCTGGATCGGCGTGCTCGCCGTCCTCTGGCTCGCCTTCAACACCTTCGTGCTGGTGACCGAACAGCAACGCGGCGTCGTGCTGCGCTTCGGCCAGTTCGCCCGCGTCCTGCAGCCCGGCCCGCACTTCAAGTGGCCCTGGCCGATCGAGCGCGTCACCAAGGTCGACGCCACCCAGATCAAGACCTTCGGCGACACGGTGTCCGTGCTCACGCGCGACGAGAACATCGTGCGCGTGGAAATCAACGTGCAGTACCGCGTCCGCGATCCGCAGGGCTACCTGTTCAAGACCCGCGACGCCGACAAGGTGCTGCAGCAGGCCGCGCTGAGCACCGTGCGCGAACAAGTGGGCCGCTCCACGCTCGACACAGTGCTCAACGCGCGCGGCACCTTGTCGGTCTCCGCGCGCCAGCGCCTGCAGCAGTCGCTCGATGCGTATCGCACGGGTCTGGTCGTCACCGAACTCAACCTGCCGAACGCGCGCCCGCCGGAAGAAGTGAAGCCCGCCTTCGACGACGTCAACAGCGCGCAGCAGGACAAGGACCGCCTGATCAGCGAAGCGCGCGCCTACGCGGCGCGGGTCGTGCCGACCGCGCGCGGCCAGGCCGCGAAGATCCGCACCAACGCAGAGGGCTACAAGACCGCCAGCATCGCGCGCGCCACCGGCGACGCCGAACGCTTCTCGCTGCTGGTCGACCAGTACCACGGCGCGCCGGACGTTACGCGCAAGCGCCTGTGGCTGGAAACGCTGCAGGAAGTGCTGGGCAACAACAGCCGCCGCATCGTCGGTGGCGACAGTCGCCAGTTGCTGTACGTGCCACTGCCCGGCACCACGGCGCCCGCACAGGCAACGCCTCCGGTCGTGCCGCTCGACCTCGCATCGCCCACCGTCGAAACCACCGGCGCCGACCGCCCCGCGCGCAGCGCTGACCGCCCCGGCCGCGAGGAGCCTGCCCGATGA
- the putP gene encoding sodium/proline symporter PutP, translated as MTASTPLVVTFAIYLLAMIAIGVIAWRSTRSFDDYILGGRSLGSYVTALSAGASDMSGWLLLGLPGALYLGGLSEGWIAVGLVLGAWCNWKFVAGPLRVYTERTRNALTLPDYFTHRFDDRSRVLRVLSALVILVFFAVYCASGIVAGARLFESVFGVPYAQALWWGAAATILYTLIGGFLAVSWTDTVQASLMIFALVLTPVVVILSTGGFHDSLALIESVNPAKLDPFKGGELGLVGIVSLLAWGLGYFGQPHILARFMAADDLRSIPKARRIGMTWMVACLFGAMAVGFFGNAYFAAHGGGEAVQANPERVFIVLSNLLFNPWVAGVLLSAILAAIMSTLSCQLLVCSSALTEDFYKGFMRPKASQRELVWFGRAMVLSVSLLAIWIARDPDSRVLGLVSYAWAGFGAAFGPVVLFSLFWHRMTRNGALAGMVVGAVTVILWKQIAVDQYGSGLYEMVPGFLAASVSIVAASLLDRVPVGAVRDTHDQVHAALAEHGY; from the coding sequence ATGACCGCCAGCACGCCGCTCGTCGTCACCTTCGCCATCTACCTGCTCGCGATGATCGCCATCGGCGTGATCGCGTGGCGCTCTACCCGCAGCTTCGACGACTACATCCTCGGCGGCCGTTCGCTCGGCAGCTATGTCACCGCCTTGTCGGCGGGCGCCTCCGACATGAGCGGCTGGCTGCTGCTCGGCCTGCCGGGCGCGCTGTACCTCGGTGGCCTGTCGGAAGGCTGGATCGCGGTCGGCCTGGTCCTCGGTGCGTGGTGCAACTGGAAATTCGTCGCCGGCCCGCTGCGCGTCTACACCGAGCGCACGCGCAACGCACTCACGCTGCCCGATTACTTCACCCATCGCTTCGACGACCGCAGCCGCGTGCTGCGCGTGCTGTCGGCGCTCGTGATCCTGGTGTTCTTCGCGGTGTATTGCGCCAGCGGCATCGTGGCCGGTGCGCGCTTGTTCGAAAGCGTGTTCGGCGTGCCGTATGCGCAGGCGCTGTGGTGGGGCGCGGCCGCGACGATCCTGTACACGTTGATCGGCGGCTTCCTCGCAGTCAGCTGGACCGACACCGTGCAGGCCTCGCTGATGATTTTTGCGCTGGTGCTCACGCCGGTCGTGGTGATCCTCAGCACTGGTGGCTTCCACGACAGCCTGGCGCTGATCGAATCGGTGAATCCGGCGAAGCTCGATCCGTTCAAGGGCGGGGAGCTGGGACTGGTCGGCATCGTCTCCCTGCTCGCATGGGGCCTGGGCTATTTCGGGCAGCCACACATCCTGGCGCGCTTCATGGCCGCCGACGATCTGCGCTCGATCCCGAAGGCGCGCCGAATCGGCATGACCTGGATGGTGGCGTGTCTGTTCGGCGCGATGGCGGTCGGCTTCTTCGGCAACGCTTACTTCGCCGCGCACGGTGGCGGAGAAGCCGTGCAGGCCAATCCCGAGCGCGTGTTCATCGTGCTGTCGAACCTGCTGTTCAATCCGTGGGTCGCCGGCGTGCTGCTCTCGGCCATCCTCGCGGCGATCATGAGCACGCTCTCGTGCCAGTTGCTGGTGTGTTCGAGCGCGCTGACCGAAGACTTCTACAAGGGCTTCATGCGGCCGAAGGCGAGCCAGCGCGAGCTGGTGTGGTTCGGTCGCGCCATGGTGCTGTCGGTCTCGCTGCTGGCGATCTGGATTGCGCGCGATCCGGACAGCCGCGTGCTCGGCCTGGTGAGCTACGCCTGGGCGGGCTTCGGCGCCGCATTCGGCCCGGTCGTGCTGTTCTCGCTGTTCTGGCATCGCATGACGCGCAACGGCGCGCTCGCGGGCATGGTGGTCGGCGCGGTCACAGTGATCCTGTGGAAGCAGATCGCGGTGGACCAGTACGGCAGCGGCCTGTACGAAATGGTGCCGGGCTTCCTCGCGGCCTCCGTTTCGATCGTGGCGGCCAGCCTGCTTGACCGCGTGCCGGTGGGCGCGGTGCGCGACACGCACGACCAGGTGCACGCGGCGTTGGCGGAGCATGGTTACTGA
- the hflX gene encoding ribosome rescue GTPase HflX, with amino-acid sequence MFERSKKGETALLIQPHAGGPPDEGAVEEFADLARSAGAKVAHLLTARIDRPNPATLIGSGKLEEVKVAADASGADLVLVNHPLSPVQERNLEKALERRVVDRTGLILDIFAQRARSHEGKLQVELAQLRHMATRLVRGWTHLERQRGGAIGLRGPGETQLETDRRLLQKRVEQLQRRLEKVEVQRTQMRRARVRSELPRVALVGYTNAGKSTLFNAMTGADAYAADLLFATLDPTVRRVALQGGSVVLADTVGFVRDLPHELVAAFRSTLAEAREADLLLHVIDAADPLREERIAQVDAVLEEIGAGEIPQLLVYNKIDRIEGAVARHDLPGDAGDDGDSHARSTRERVWLSARDRDGIDLLRDALGSRLGLRRVSGEVQLPPGAGRLRARLHELGAVLAERHDEHGWILSLDLAEADAARIVAHAYGEPLRPLLLEGAGTPT; translated from the coding sequence ATGTTCGAACGTTCAAAGAAGGGCGAGACCGCGCTCCTGATCCAGCCGCACGCGGGTGGTCCGCCCGATGAAGGCGCCGTCGAAGAGTTCGCCGACCTTGCGCGCTCCGCGGGCGCGAAGGTCGCGCACCTGCTCACCGCGCGCATCGACCGCCCGAATCCGGCCACGCTCATCGGCAGCGGCAAGCTCGAGGAAGTGAAGGTCGCCGCCGATGCAAGCGGCGCCGACCTCGTGCTGGTCAACCATCCGCTGAGCCCGGTGCAGGAGCGCAACCTGGAAAAGGCGCTCGAGCGTCGCGTGGTCGACCGCACGGGCCTGATCCTCGACATCTTCGCGCAGCGCGCGCGCAGCCACGAAGGCAAGCTGCAGGTGGAGCTCGCGCAGTTGCGGCACATGGCCACGCGCCTGGTGCGCGGATGGACCCACCTGGAACGCCAGCGCGGTGGTGCCATCGGCCTGCGGGGCCCCGGCGAAACGCAGTTGGAAACCGACCGTCGCCTGCTGCAGAAGCGCGTCGAACAGCTGCAACGTCGACTCGAGAAAGTCGAAGTGCAACGCACGCAGATGCGACGCGCGCGCGTGCGCAGCGAACTGCCGCGCGTGGCGCTGGTCGGCTACACGAACGCAGGCAAGTCGACCTTGTTCAACGCGATGACGGGCGCGGATGCCTACGCCGCCGACCTGTTGTTCGCGACGCTGGACCCCACCGTCCGCCGCGTTGCATTGCAGGGCGGATCGGTGGTGCTCGCCGATACGGTCGGGTTCGTGCGCGACCTGCCGCACGAACTCGTCGCCGCGTTTCGTTCGACGCTGGCCGAAGCGCGCGAAGCCGACCTGTTGCTGCACGTGATCGACGCCGCCGATCCGCTGCGCGAGGAGCGCATCGCGCAGGTGGACGCCGTGCTCGAGGAAATCGGCGCTGGCGAGATCCCGCAACTGCTCGTCTACAACAAGATCGATCGCATCGAGGGCGCCGTGGCCCGCCACGACCTCCCGGGCGATGCCGGCGACGACGGCGACAGCCATGCCCGCTCCACGCGCGAGCGCGTCTGGCTCTCCGCGCGCGACCGCGACGGCATCGACCTGCTGCGGGACGCGCTGGGCTCGCGCCTGGGCCTGCGCCGCGTTTCGGGCGAAGTGCAGCTCCCGCCGGGGGCCGGGCGCCTGCGCGCGCGCCTCCACGAGTTGGGCGCCGTACTGGCCGAGCGCCATGATGAGCACGGCTGGATCCTGAGCCTGGACTTGGCCGAGGCCGACGCGGCGCGCATCGTCGCGCACGCCTACGGCGAACCTTTGCGCCCGCTCTTGCTTGAGGGTGCGGGCACCCCCACCTAG